One stretch of Brachyhypopomus gauderio isolate BG-103 chromosome 10, BGAUD_0.2, whole genome shotgun sequence DNA includes these proteins:
- the macir gene encoding macrophage immunometabolism regulator, with protein MSLKMEMDVSGVSRAPVSVLPAAEVKTSLKPEADKPRCSSTPCSPIKNTVSGYQILHMNSNYLVGFTTGEELLKLAHKWSSPEKSGAEALPSPMKKPVDLGLHRASRLYKAKSRYYQPYDIPAINGRRRRRMPSSGDACFRSLAAGEPSKALHGPLPLCLLKGKRPHSKSLDYLNLDKMSLREPADTEVLQYQLQHLTLRGERMFTRNKT; from the coding sequence ATGTCTTTAAAGATGGAGATGGATGTCAGTGGTGTGTCCAGGGCACCCGTATCCGTGCTACCTGCAGCTGAGGTCAAAACATCACTGAAGCCAGAGGCCGACAAACCACGCTGCTCCAGTACACCCTGCTCACCCATCAAAAACACAGTCTCAGGCTACCAGATCCTCCACATGAACTCCAACTACTTGGTGGGCTTCACCACTGGAGAGGAGCTTCTCAAACTGGCTCATAAGTGGTCCAGTCCAGAGAAGAGTGGTGCTGAGGCCCTGCCCAGCCCCATGAAGAAGCCCGTGGATTTGGGCTTGCACCGCGCCTCGCGCCTTTACAAAGCCAAAAGCCGCTACTATCAGCCCTACGATATCCCTGCCATTAACGGGCGCCGGAGAAGGCGCATGCCCAGCTCTGGCGATGCCTGCTTCAGGTCCCTGGCGGCAGGGGAGCCCAGCAAGGCCCTGCACGGCCCCCTACCCCTCTGCCTGCTCAAGGGCAAGCGACCGCACTCCAAGTCCCTGGACTACCTCAACCTGGACAAGATGAGTCTCAGGGAGCCGGCGGACACCGAGGTGCTGCAGTATCAGCTCCAGCATCTCACACTGCGTGGTGAGCGCATGTTCACCAGGAACAAGACATGA